The following proteins are encoded in a genomic region of Sylvia atricapilla isolate bSylAtr1 chromosome 14, bSylAtr1.pri, whole genome shotgun sequence:
- the LOC136367360 gene encoding protocadherin-10-like, which yields MGAGEGSGRGQLFLRSLLFLLLAGPPGRHPARGQLRYAVPEELEHGAFVANLGEDLGLDVSTLSARRFRIVSRAGARQHLEVNLENGILFVNERIDREEVCEAGGTCLLHLQLLVESPLELYRVEVEVLDINDHAPTFPWQEYVLEVAESAVLGARFPLESAQDPDVGTNSVHTYRLSPNGFFSLEVQTRSDASKFAELVLERALDREQQRVHRVLLTALDGGFPERSGTAHILVTVLDANDNVPAFDQPSYGVSLPEDAPAGTLVIQLNATDLDEGPNGEIEYSFSGHAPPRVRELFHIEPRSGQVLLKGRLDYERASLHELYVQAKDRGPSAVAVHCRVLVHLLDVNDNAPEVTLTSVSTPVLEDAPPGTVIAVISVLDRDSGDNGRVSCEVGPNVPFELRSSFRNYYTLVTTQALDREVVPEYNVSITARDMGSPALLTRSTLTIPVSDVNDNAPRFLQPSYSVYVMENNAPGASICSVSALDPDCQQNAYLSYSIAEGHIHGMPVGTYVSINSDSGHMYALRSLDYEQIRSFQIQVQAQDAGFPPLSANVTVHIFVLDQNDNAPVIVSPMPRNGSVATELVPRSARPGYLVGTVSAVDADAGLNSRLSYQLLQATDFTLFSVAPDTGELRTLRSFLEQDASRQQLVVQVRDGGQPALSATVSLLLSVVETMPQTLSDFSEFSLPPEVSSSSPLTLYLLVSLGSISFTFLLAILILTAIRCRGERRSRQGDSCSPPRCHCCPGSRPSSDGLKTSNLTAQAPAGSAAATCLDVPAGGPPGYCYKVCLGPESAQSDFMFLKPCSPPRNNEKDPGKRSRPEQHLQVSKEAKQPNTDWLPPGTQRPALKSSQSLEDVGEIRRALQKEHERLCTLVTPVSEFQKASAGPNSIWTPQYSPLYPALDYQHNVYIPGTPTLLSSKDGPLFPGRENKNSFSTFGKRKKMTTYCDMHDSVVINNDLK from the exons ATGGGGGCCGGGGAAGGCTCCGGCCGGGGGCAGCTCTTCCTCcgctccctcctcttcctcctcttggCCGGGCCCCCGGGGCGCCACCCGGCGAGGGGGCAGCTGCGCTACGCCGTGCCGGAGGAGCTGGAACACGGAGCCTTCGTGGCCAACCTGGGTGAGGACCTGGGGCTGGATGTGTCCACTCTGTCAGCGCGGAGGTTCCGCATCGTGTCGCGGGCCGGGGCCAGGCAGCACCTGGAGGTGAACCTGGAGAACGGGATCCTCTTTGTGAACGAGCGGATTGACCGGGAGGAGGTGTGCGAGGCCGGGGGCACCTGCCTgctccacctgcagctcctcgtCGAGAGCCCGCTGGAGCTCTACCGCGTCGAGGTGGAGGTGCTGGACATCAACGACCACGCACCCACCTTCCCTTGGCAGGAATATGTGCTGGAGGTGGCCGAGTCCGCCGTGCTCGGCGCCCGCTTCCCCCTGGAGAGCGCCCAGGATCCCGACGTGGGTACCAACTCTGTGCACACCTACCGCCTCAGCCCCAACGGCTTCTTTTCCCTGGAGGTGCAGACACGGAGTGATGCCAGCAAGTttgcagagctggtgctggagcgTGCCCTGGACCGCGAGCAGCAGCGTGTGCACCGGGTGCTGCTCACGGCTCTCGACGGCGGCTTCCCCGAGCGCTCAGGCACGGCACACATCCTCGTCACGGTGCTGGACGCCAACGACAACGTGCCTGCCTTTGACCAGCCCTCCTACGGTGTGAGCCTTCCTGAGGATGCTCCTGCTGGCACTCTGGTCATCCAGCTCAATGCCACTGACCTGGATGAGGGCCCCAACGGGGAGATCGAGTACTCCTTCAGTGGGCACGCACCACCGCGTGTCCGGGAGCTCTTCCACATAGAGCCCCGGAGTGGGCAGGTGCTGCTCAAGGGCCGCCTGGACTACGAGCGGGCCAGCCTCCACGAGCTCTACGTGCAAGCCAAGGACCGCGGACcctcagctgtggctgtgcactGCAGGGTGCTTGTGCACCTCCTTGACGTCAATGACAACGCGCCAGAGGTGACCCTCACCTCTGTGTCCACCCCTGTGCTGGAGGATGCCCCCCCAGGCACTGTGATCGCCGTCATCAGTGTTTTGGACCGGGACTCTGGGGACAACGGCCGTGTGAGCTGTGAGGTTGGCCCCAACGTGCCATTCGAGCTCCGCTCCTCCTTCCGCAACTACTACACGCTGGTGACCACGCAAGCGCTGGACAGGGAGGTTGTGCCTGAGTACAATGTGAGCATCACGGCCCGAGACATGGGCTCGCCCGCCCTGCTGACCCGCAGCACCCTCACCATCCCGGTGTCTGATGTGAATGACAACGCGCCGCGCTTCCTCCAGCCCTCCTACAGCGTCTACGTGATGGAGAACAACGCACCGGGTGCCTCCATCTGCTCTGTCAGTGCGTTAGACCCCGACTGCCAACAAAATGCCTACCTGTCCTACTCCATCGCTGAGGGGCACATCCACGGCATGCCCGTGGGCACCTACGTGTCCATCAACTCGGACAGTGGGCACATGTACGCCCTGCGCTCCCTCGACTACGAGCAGATCCGCAGCTTCCAGATCCAAGTGCAAGCTCAGGACGCGGGGTTTCCCCCTCTCAGTGCCAACGTCACCGTCCACATCTTTGTGCTGGACCAGAACGACAACGCTCCGGTCATCGTTTCCCCCATGCCGCGCAATGGCTCCGTGGCCACGGAGCTGGTGCCGCGGTCAGCCCGGCCTGGCTACCTGGTGGGCACGGTGTCGGCGGTGGATGCGGATGCTGGGCTGAACTCTCGCCTCTCCTACCAGCTCCTCCAGGCTACTGACTTCACCCTCTTCAGCGTGGCGCCCGACACGGGTGAGCTGCGCACCCTCCGCTCCTTTCTGGAGCAGGATGCCAGCCggcagcagctggtggtgcAGGTGCGGGACGGTGGGCAGCCAGCCCTCTCTGCCACTGTGTCCCTCCTGCTTTCCGTGGTGGAGACCATGCCCCAGACTCTCTCCGACTTCAGCGAGTTCAGCCTCCCTCCAGAGGTGTCCTCATCTTCCCCACTCACCCTCTATCTCCTtgtctccctgggctccatCTCCTTCACCTTCCTCCTGGCCATCCTCATTCTCACAGCCATTCGCTGCCGCGGAGAGCGGCGCTCCCGCCAGGGGGACAGCTGCTCGCCACCTCGCTGCCACTGCTGTCCCGGGTCCAGACCCTCCTCTGATGGCCTGAAGACTTCCAACCTGACGGCACAGGCCCCTGCAGGGAGCGCGGCTGCCACCTGCCTTGATGTGCCTGCGGGCGGCCCCCCAGGCTACTGCTACAAGGTCTGCCTCGGTCCTGAGTCTGCTCAGAGTGACTTCATGTTCCTCAAACCCTGCAGCCCCCCCCGGAACAACGAGAAGGATCCCGGGAAGCGGTCCCGGCcagagcagcatctccaggTCTCCAAAGAG GCCAAGCAGCCCAACACGGACTGGCTGCCTCCAGGCACACAGAGACCTGCCCTGAAAAG CTCCCAGAGCCTGGAAGACGTGGGGGAAATCCGTAGAGCCCTCCAGAAGGAGCACGAGAGGCTGTGCACACTGGTGACCCCTGTCTCTG AGTTTCAGAAGGCTTCAGCGGGCCCCAACAGCATCTGGACACCCCAGTACAGCCCCTTGTACCCAGCCCTGGATTATCAGCACAACGTTTACATCCCTGGCACCCCCACTCTGCTTTCCAGCAAGGATGGGCCCCTCTTCCCAGGCCGGGAGAACAAAAACAGCTTCTCCACCTTTggcaagaggaagaagatgaCAACTTATTGTGACATGCATGACAGTGTGGTTATCAACAACGACCTGAAATAG
- the LOC136367361 gene encoding zinc finger matrin-type protein 2: protein MASGSGTKNLDFRRKWDKDEYEKLAEKRLTEEREKKDGKPAQPVKRELLRHRDYKVDLESKLGKTIVITKTTPQSEMGGYYCNVCDCVVKDSINFLDHINGKKHQRNLGMSMRVERSTLDQVKKRFEVNKKKMEEKQKDYDFEERMKELREEEEKAKAYKKEKQREKKRRAEEDLTFEEDDEMAAVMGFSGFGSTKKSH from the exons ATGGCGTCGGGCAGCGGG ACCAAGAACCTGGACTTCCGCCGGAAGTGGGACAAGGATGAATATGAGAAACTCGCAGAGAAACGGCtcacagaggagagggaaaagaaagatg GCAAACCAGCTCAGCCTGTCAAAAGGGAACTCCTGCGGCACCGAGACTACAAAGTGGACCTGGAATCCAAGCTGGGGAAAACCATTGTCATCACCAAAACTACCCCTCAGTCAGAGATGGGAGG GTATTACTGTAATGTATGTGACTGTGTGGTGAAAGATTCCATCAACTTCTTGGATCACATCAATGGCAAAAAAC ACCAGAGGAATCTGGGCATGTCCATGCGGGTGGAGCGTTCCACCCTGGACCAGGTGAAGAAACGCTTTGAGGTGAACAAGAAGAAGatggaggagaagcagaaggattATGACTTTGAGGAGAGGATGAAGGAGCTCCGTGAGGAG gaggagaaggccAAAGCCTAcaagaaggagaagcagagagagaagaagaggcGGGCAGAGGAAGATTTGACCTTTGAAGAGGATGATGAAATGGCAGCTGTGATGGGTTTCTCTGGTTTTGGCTCAACCAAAAAGAGccactga
- the LOC136367363 gene encoding histidine--tRNA ligase, cytoplasmic-like, with amino-acid sequence MLRLAPLAARCLPAGSHRGPLCLAGNRGGFAGSWPLAGDRGPLSRQVRAAAGGERVPVLKTPKGTRDHPPAQAALRERLLSAVVSCFKRHGAAAIDTPALELRETLIGKYGEGTKLIYELQDQGGELLALRYDLTVPFARYLAMNKITNMKRYHVAKVYRRDNPATTRGRYREFYQCDFDIAGQFDPMIPDAECLKIVHEILSDLQLGDFVIKVNHRQILNGVFAICGVPESKFITACSTLDKLDKVPWEEVRSEMVGEKGLSPEAVDRIGEYVQLHGGLELIERLLQDPKLSQNKLAKEGLGDVKLLFEYLTLFGITGKISFDLSLARGLDYYTGVIFEAVLLQQEKEHVEEPVSVGSVAGGGRYDGLVGMFDPKGRKVPCVGVSIGIERIFSILEQRLEASGEKLRTTETQVLVATPQKHLLAARLKLISELWGAGIKAEMLYKKDPKLLKQLQYCENTGIPLAAIVGEQELADGVVKLRDIATREEVDIPREKLIDEIRRRLEP; translated from the exons ATGCTGCGCCTCGCGCCCCTCGCCGCCCGATGCCTGCCGGCGGGGTCTCACCGCGGGCCGCTGTGCCTCGCTGGGAACCGCGGCGGCTTCGCCGGGTCCTGGCCGCTGGCCGGTGACCGCGGACCCCTGTCCCGGCAGgtgcgggcggcggcgggcggtgAGCGGGTACCGGTGCTAAAGACGCCCAAG GGAACCCGCGACCACCCACCGGCGCAGGCGGCGCTCCGTGAGCGGCTCCTGAGCGCCGTGGTGTCCTGCTTCAAGCGGCACGGGGCGGCCGCCATCGACACCCCCGCGCTGGAGCTGCGG GAGACGCTGATCGGGAAGTATGGGGAGGGCACGAAGCTCATCTACGAGCTGCAGGACCAAggaggggagctgctggccctgcgCTATGACCTCACC GTGCCCTTTGCTCGCTACCTGGCCATGAACAAGATCACCAACATGAAGCGTTACCACGTGGCCAAGGTGTACAGGAGGGACAACCCTGCCACAACCCGGGGCCGCTACCGCGAGTTCTACCAGTGC GACTTTGACATTGCCGGGCAGTTTGACCCGATGATTCCTGATGCTGAGTGCCTGAAGATTGTGCACGAGATCCTGAGTGACCTGCAGCTCGGGGACTTTGTCATCAAG GTCAACCACCGTCAGATTTTGAATGGAGTGTTCGCCATCTGTGGTGTTCCAGAGAGCAAGTTCATAACTGCCTGCTCCACTCTGGACAAGCTGGACAAG GTGCCATGGGAGGAAGTGAGGAGTGAGATGGTGGGAGAGAAGGGGCTCTCTCCCGAGGCTGTGGATCGCATCGGGGAGTATGTCCAGCTCCACg GTGGGCTGGAGCTGATCGAGCGCCTTCTCCAGGACCCAAAGCTGTCCCAGAACAAGCTGGCCAAGGAGGGGCTGGGCGACGTGAAGCTGCTGTTTGAGTACCTGACCCTGTTTGGCATCACGGGGAAG ATCTCCTTCGACCTGAGCCTGGCGCGGGGCCTGGACTATTACACGGGGGTGATCTttgaggctgtgctgctgcagcaggagaaggagcacgTGGAGGAGCCGGTCAGCGTTGGCAGCGTGGCCGGAGGCGGCCGCTATGACGGGCTGGTGGGGATGTTTGATCCCAAGGGCAGGAAGGTGCCCTGTGTGGGGGTCAGCATTGGGATCGAGCGCATCTTCTCCAtcctggaacagaggctggag GCTTCTGGGGAGAAACTTCGAACAACTGAGACCCAAGTGCTGGTGGCTACACCACAGAAACATCTGCTTGCTGCCAGACTGAAGCTCATCTCCGAGCTGTGGGGTGCAGGGATCAAG GCAGAGATGCTGTACAAGAAAGATCCTAAATTGCTGAAGCAGCTGCAGTATTGTGAGAACACAGGAATCCCTCTTGCTGCCATtgtgggagagcaggagctggcagatggAGTCGTCAAGCTGCGAGATATTGCAACAAGAGAGGAG GTTGATATCCCCAGAGAGAAGCTTATTGATGAGATCAGGAGAAGGCTGGAGCCCTGA